In the genome of Montipora foliosa isolate CH-2021 chromosome 3, ASM3666993v2, whole genome shotgun sequence, one region contains:
- the LOC137994766 gene encoding uncharacterized protein, with amino-acid sequence MPKPVNCCVPGCFNNFRNSSGLQYYRIPKDAFLRKEYKRLLRNETLKLNSDNTRICSTHFEGGKKRDRNQLPSIFPWSKPTVERRELKRVNQTEVKIQRKRRKVTNHNTVLHEDVRESGMQPACNSTLEASEAGFHHCCVSYASVGTQTDEPMHLSEKRFQELYFVVYICLLFIFAMLHDMKIHVQEKANLKKETLQLRYLMERSCFDINDFKDNPEDISFFTGFADYQTMMLCYDIIKDPAKNLSYGVHERKVFNAQSNSSQLGRPRNLTTFQEFVLVLMKLRLGLFNRDLAHRFRVSLTSVSVIFRTWIRFLRTELQCLIRLPPREVLQLHMPVLFKEYYPQTVLIIDCTEIEMEKPSALDNQSACYSSYKSRTTMKSLIGITPSGATAFVSELFPGSTSDKEITVKSGLLNLLQAGDEIMADKGFLIQDELASVGALLTIPAFLKGRKQFTKEEAEKNKKVACLRVHVERCMERIKNWHILDSKIPITLAPFASDIFIVIAAFTNFLPPLIQ; translated from the coding sequence ATGCCTAAGCCAGTAAATTGCTGCGTCCCTGGATGCTTTAACAATTTTAGAAATAGTTCCGGGCTTCAGTATTACAGGATTCCTAAAGATGCTTTTTTACGAAAGGAATACAAACGATTGCTACGAAATGAAACCTTGAAGCTCAATAGTGATAACACAAGAATTTGCTCTACCCACTTTGAAGGGGGGAAAAAACGTGATCGAAATCAGCTCCCTTCCATTTTTCCATGGTCGAAACCAACTGTCGAGCGTCGAGAGCTGAAACGTGTTAATCAAACTGAAGTAAAAATACAGAGAAAGAGAAGGAAAGTCACCAACCACAACACAGTTCTGCATGAGGACGTACGGGAATCTGGAATGCAACCAGCGTGTAACTCGACTCTGGAGGCAAGTGAAGCTGGTTTTCATCACTGTTGTGTATCTTATGCAAGTGTAGGAACTCAGACCGATGAACCAATGCACTTGAGTGAGAAGAGGTTCCAAGAGTTATACTTCGTTGTATATATatgtttattatttatatttgcCATGTTGCATGACATGAAAATACACGTGCAAGAGAAGGCAAACCTAAAGAAAGAGACATTGCAACTCAGATATTTAATGGAACGTTCATGCTTCGACATTAATGATTTCAAAGACAACCCTGAAGATATCTCATTCTTTACAGGTTTTGCAGATTATCAGACTATGATGTTATGTTATGACATTATTAAGGACCCTGCCAAAAACCTAAGTTATGGGGTTCATGAAAGAAAGGTGTTTAATGCCCAGTCAAATTCCAGTCAACTTGGAAGGCCTCGAAATCTAACAACCTTTCAGGAATTTGTGTTAGTGCTTATGAAGCTTAGGCTTGGCCTTTTTAACAGGGACTTGGCCCACCGGTTTAGAGTTTCTCTGACCAGTGTTTCTGTAATATTCCGAACATGGATTCGGTTTTTAAGAACAGAGCTACAATGTTTAATTCGCCTACCACCAAGAGAAGTGCTGCAACTTCACATGCCTGTCCTGTTCAAAGAATACTATCCACAAACTGTTCTAATCATTGACTGCACAGAAATAGAAATGGAAAAACCCTCAGCCTTGGACAACCAGTCAGCCTGCTATTCTTCATACAAATCAAGAACAACAATGAAGAGTTTAATTGGCATTACACCAAGTGGAGCAACTGCTTTCGTAAGTGAACTTTTTCCTGGCAGTACTTCAGACAAGGAAATAACTGTTAAAAGTGGACTACTGAATCTCCTTCAGGCAGGGGATGAGATCATGGCAGATAAGGGCTTTTTAATCCAAGATGAACTTGCCTCTGTGGGTGCCCTGTTGACCATACCAGCATTTCTTAAAGGTCGCAAACAGTTTACAAAAGAAGAagcagagaaaaacaaaaaggtggctTGTCTTAGAGTCCATGTCGAGAGATGCATGGAAAGAATAAAGAATTGGCATATTCTTGACTCTAAAATCCCTATAACTTTGGCTCCTTTTGCATCTGATATATTCATTGTTATTGCTGCATTTACAAACTTTTTGCCTCCCTTAATACAATGA
- the LOC137994767 gene encoding uncharacterized protein, with amino-acid sequence MATSKQTSGASLVCLVEDDIPGAQLPRSTPEECSVTQLKRWLLCRAASTTGRKQQLVSRVKDYINSGLAAKNLRDPDGGIHLARKKAQLGVLEVVEPDVKTCFPNEGFSENLEGLPEVNFKTIWTYMVACLDAKKQLSTAKPLVKGYNFYKSGHVLTVKSCKKDQRAFIKSQVLPSMKKTAAYTCYIILRIQGLVQRAFCGCPAGVDGRCNHVAATLFAMEVFCKSRAETETTTACTSQPCKWNVPRKRKGDVVPVSQMKFCKHEYGKNKTERSPQIVQDQDVRAPYQRITSNTKLYNIFSKVKDFEKKTGKVLGLSHVLQQKTPEQNKVDMCHDHSYCGLLPQCNELNPPVNTKDKDELISPIKEHPVSMEEICARCEKVKKALFVTDKEVKRIESETRNQSADQQWFIHRKFRITASKAYRCAALKQDTSPTKALREVLQYNTSFTSEAMQAGIEQEPEIIKDYLAQQAQNGHNNITVDKCGFFVSKTHPFLGASPDGIVSDSESSGLLEMKYIQMEESETLEEALIRKRICVKISGILEMHKKHQYYFQVQQQMFVANREWNDFVVKGSRGRSVFIQRVFFDSSFWETVLHKLEFFFHTYMLPEIAYPKVKYGQERLAPQLLARGNH; translated from the exons ATGGCGACAAGCAAACAAACTTCCGGGGCTTCCTTGGTATGTTTAGTGGAAGATGATATCCCCGGGGCTCAGTTACCCCGGTCAACACCAGAGGAATGTAGTGTTACACAGCTGAAGCGTTGGTTACTATGTAGAGCAGCTTCTACAACTGGAAGAAAGCAGCAGCTAGTGTCAAG GGTCAAAGACTACATCAATTCGGGATTAGCAGCAAAAAATTTGAGGGATCCAGATGGCGGTATTCACCTTGCGAGAAAGAAGGCACAACTTGGTGTACTTGAAGTAGTTGAACCTGATGTGAAAACTTGCTTCCCAAATGAAGGTTTTAGCGAGAATCTTGAAGGTTTACCAGAAgtcaattttaaaacaatttggaCCTACATGGTTGCATGTTTAGATGCCAAGAAACAACTGTCGACAGCAAAGCCATTGGTAAAAGGCTACAACTTCTATAAGTCAGGGCATGTTTTAACTGTAAAATCATGCAAAAAAGATCAGAGAGCTTTTATTAAAAGCCAGGTACTGCCTTCAATGAAAAAGACGGCAGCTTACACATGCTACATTATTCTAAGAATACAAGGTCTTGTGCAAAGAGCCTTTTGTGGATGCCCTGCAGGGGTTGATGGCCGCTGCAACCACGTGGCGGCCACCCTTTTTGCAATGGAAGTGTTTTGCAAGTCAAGGGCAGAGACTGAGACAACTACCGCATGTACTTCTCAGCCATGCAAATGGAATGTTCCAAGAAAGAGAAAAGGAGATGTTGTTCCAGTGTCACAAATGAAGTTTTGTAAGCACGAGTATGGAAAGAACAAAACAGAGAGGTCACCACAAATTGTTCAAGATCAGGATGTTAGGGCACCATATCAGAGAATCACGTCAAATACTAAACTGTATAACATTTTCTCAAAGGTTAAAGATTTTGAGAAGAAAACAGGAAAGGTTCTTGGTCTGAGCCATGTTCTGCAGCAGAAAACACCTGAACAAAACAAAGTTGACATGTGTCATGACCACAGTTACTGTGGTCTCCTACCTCAATGCAATGAATTGAATCCACCAGTGAACACAAAAGACAAGGATGAGCTAATTTCACCAATCAAGGAGCATCCTGTATCCATGGAAGAAATTTGTGCTCGCtgtgaaaaagtcaagaaagcATTGTTTGTCACAGATAAGGAGGTAAAAAgaattgaaagtgaaacaagaaATCAATCAGCTGATCAGCAGTGGTTTATACACCGGAAATTCAGAATCACTGCATCGAAGGCTTACAGATGTGCAGCCCTGAAGCAGGATACATCACCAACCAAGGCATTGAGAGAAGTTTTGCAATATAACACTTCTTTTACATCAGAAGCAATGCAAGCTGGAATTGAACAAGAGCCAGAAATTATTAAAGATTATCTTGCCCAGCAAGCACAAAATGGCCACAACAATATTACTGTAGATAAGtgtggtttttttgtttcaaaaacacACCCTTTTCTTGGGGCAAGTCCTGACGGTATTGTTAGTGATAGTGAAAGTTCTGGGCTATTAGAAATGAAATATATTCAAATGGAGGAATCAGAAACTCTTGAGGAAGCTCTTATCAGAAAGCGGATCTGTGTCAAGATCAGTGGTATCCTTGAAATGCACAAAAAGCATCAATACTATTTCCAAGTTCAGCAACAAATGTTTGTAGCTAATAGGGAATGGAATGATTTTGTAGTCAAGGGATCAAGGGGAAGGAGTGTGTTCATTCAAAGAGTTTTCTTTGACAGTAGCTTTTGGGAAACTGTTCTCCATAAACTTGAGTTTTTCTTTCATACATATATGCTTCCAGAGATTGCATACCCTAAGGTTAAGTATGGCCAGGAAAGGCTAGCTCCACAACTTTTGGCCAGAGGTAATCATTAA